The Bacteroidota bacterium genome includes a region encoding these proteins:
- a CDS encoding T9SS type A sorting domain-containing protein, whose translation MKKNYLPHFSNQRFNIRHLLTALLFISTLIGLSIRMSSANNRLKVFICNSESPSHFFMPDSTFDSTINTENYSYGDTMEFYLDGPDTIYMLYVDTTTADSISSLERAFTSDDIVISLTDVVLPVQEGLFGFNTQDIFRLTHYDPADNVIYSALGLDNPKELMVSLAPKNLRYPSGSSSKFRHALGSWNSSDPNNPFHDQKNGGYGINIEEMIPYYDITNPFVPYPGFLIVYNDFIEDSEHDIDGNWLIDDVKASFEDFFGEWLEQPHYDPGMYLGIWEEPLYINEFIGMVKAIEDENPGFTVDVIYTLDILSEPAAECKLIIEYLRNESLNHQLDVNVVGVELGNECYNNFFEFTMGFKLYDDYTAFEHYWAYINGADDYNTFFGITGDFDLSAVLPPSMMGLDAYGMNKHNYIAAFKTDPEFDDIKIGLPAENPSYEPTEDKGPFIVEEDEDQAVFTGPPSYCHSWNECLYYRYSETIGGKFKFDAVIPHIYFTAENDGDSFENTNWGEIPIGLGPNCLDENLSLSGHQDFIIPTYNFLGSDPRLSCAFDGIVSASGYPYAGSGSFREFVATREKIGFMDLNSELHFDHPSNKECWPTEWNLKTNGGYPATDLDGGAKVLRRDVYANRFVHSYLLQEELLNFIKFNNNAAFRVGFMPYANVQNYLGGSSISLISRANKQDKVELGVGTCGDDLFDPYVARTTYYSLRLLNKIALEKLNYLKTTQAIYYLNINRPPTAFIADMPPLGLTRDVYIYYTNIKNVDQTYVIRPGSLAGAYLTGTHAEIHCVDGLQLYSGSGKGAVYDINDAYDDCNPSGYPNQFEIQGERPPYIDYSECPEPLPAGAMCVTVPAFSCGYFVFSYNPYLRLEQGDNMYEMYPNPANTSFSIKKVYAMQVEENQTLEVNIRNMTGAIINTVNVLQNQQIDISKLPVGVYLVEIKSEGHVTGTEQLVKMK comes from the coding sequence ATGAAAAAAAATTACTTACCACACTTTTCTAATCAACGATTTAATATAAGACATTTATTAACTGCACTTTTATTTATTTCAACTCTTATTGGACTGTCAATCAGGATGTCGTCAGCTAATAATCGCTTAAAGGTTTTTATATGCAATTCGGAAAGCCCATCACACTTTTTTATGCCGGACTCTACTTTCGACTCCACAATTAACACTGAAAACTACTCCTATGGAGATACAATGGAATTTTATTTGGATGGCCCTGATACCATCTATATGTTATATGTTGATACAACTACCGCCGATTCCATTTCCAGTTTAGAACGTGCTTTTACTTCTGATGATATCGTAATTAGCCTCACCGATGTTGTATTGCCCGTGCAAGAAGGTCTGTTTGGGTTTAATACACAGGATATTTTTCGACTTACCCATTATGATCCTGCAGACAATGTTATTTATAGTGCATTAGGATTAGATAATCCAAAAGAGTTGATGGTTTCCTTGGCTCCGAAAAATTTGCGATATCCTAGTGGTTCTTCCAGTAAATTCCGTCATGCGTTAGGTTCCTGGAATTCTTCCGATCCTAATAATCCTTTCCATGATCAAAAAAACGGAGGTTATGGGATTAATATTGAAGAAATGATTCCTTATTATGATATTACAAACCCATTTGTTCCATATCCTGGATTTTTGATTGTTTATAATGATTTTATTGAAGACTCAGAGCATGATATTGATGGTAATTGGCTTATTGATGATGTAAAAGCAAGTTTTGAAGACTTCTTTGGAGAATGGCTTGAACAACCACATTATGATCCCGGTATGTATTTGGGTATTTGGGAGGAACCACTTTATATTAACGAATTTATTGGAATGGTTAAAGCAATTGAAGATGAAAACCCCGGTTTTACGGTTGATGTTATTTATACCTTGGATATACTCAGTGAACCTGCAGCAGAGTGTAAATTAATAATTGAGTATTTGCGTAATGAATCGTTGAATCATCAACTTGATGTAAATGTTGTGGGGGTAGAACTCGGCAACGAATGTTACAATAATTTTTTTGAATTTACTATGGGCTTTAAGTTATATGATGATTATACTGCCTTTGAACATTATTGGGCTTATATTAATGGTGCTGATGATTATAATACTTTTTTTGGCATTACAGGTGATTTTGATCTTAGTGCAGTTTTACCTCCCTCAATGATGGGTTTGGATGCGTATGGAATGAATAAACATAATTATATCGCTGCATTTAAAACCGATCCTGAATTTGATGATATTAAAATAGGTTTACCTGCAGAAAATCCTTCTTATGAACCAACTGAGGATAAAGGTCCATTTATTGTAGAAGAGGATGAAGACCAAGCTGTTTTTACCGGGCCACCAAGTTACTGCCACTCCTGGAATGAATGTCTTTATTATCGATACAGCGAAACAATTGGCGGTAAATTTAAATTTGATGCAGTTATTCCCCATATTTATTTTACAGCTGAAAATGACGGAGATTCTTTCGAAAATACAAACTGGGGCGAAATACCAATAGGGCTTGGTCCAAATTGTCTGGATGAAAATTTATCCTTGTCAGGTCATCAGGATTTTATTATCCCAACATATAATTTTTTAGGATCTGATCCACGTTTATCTTGTGCTTTTGATGGTATTGTTTCCGCAAGCGGATATCCATACGCAGGTTCCGGTTCATTTAGGGAGTTTGTTGCAACTCGTGAAAAAATAGGATTTATGGATCTTAACAGTGAATTGCATTTTGACCACCCAAGTAATAAAGAATGTTGGCCTACCGAATGGAATTTAAAAACTAACGGAGGTTATCCTGCAACTGATTTAGATGGAGGTGCAAAAGTGCTTCGCCGTGATGTTTATGCAAACAGATTTGTGCATTCTTACTTATTACAAGAGGAATTATTAAATTTTATTAAATTCAACAATAATGCAGCTTTCAGAGTTGGGTTTATGCCTTATGCAAATGTTCAAAATTACCTGGGCGGAAGTTCAATATCTTTAATAAGTAGAGCAAATAAACAAGATAAAGTTGAATTAGGAGTTGGAACCTGCGGTGACGACCTTTTTGATCCATATGTAGCACGTACAACATATTATTCGTTGCGGTTGTTGAATAAAATTGCACTCGAGAAACTAAACTATTTAAAAACAACACAGGCAATTTATTATTTAAATATAAACCGACCTCCCACAGCCTTTATCGCTGATATGCCTCCTTTAGGATTAACCCGTGATGTTTATATCTATTACACCAATATTAAGAATGTAGATCAAACCTATGTGATCAGACCCGGTAGTTTGGCAGGTGCATATTTAACTGGAACGCATGCTGAAATACATTGCGTTGATGGACTTCAATTATATTCCGGTTCAGGCAAGGGTGCTGTTTATGATATTAATGATGCTTATGATGATTGTAATCCGTCAGGCTACCCGAATCAATTTGAAATTCAAGGAGAACGACCACCTTACATTGATTACTCCGAATGTCCTGAACCATTACCCGCAGGTGCAATGTGTGTTACAGTCCCTGCTTTTTCCTGTGGTTATTTTGTATTTTCATATAATCCTTATCTGCGACTGGAGCAAGGTGATAATATGTATGAAATGTATCCAAATCCGGCAAATACCTCTTTCTCTATTAAAAAAGTTTATGCTATGCAAGTAGAGGAAAATCAAACTTTGGAAGTAAACATTCGCAACATGACAGGCGCAATTATTAATACCGTAAATGTTTTGCAGAATCAGCAAATCGATATTTCTAAATTACCCGTTGGTGTTTACTTGGTGGAAATAAAAAGTGAAGGGCATGTCACAGGAACGGAGCAATTGGTGAAGATGAAATAA
- a CDS encoding T9SS type A sorting domain-containing protein, producing the protein MPKLYPLIVLLCMFTWCNIAAQAPGITWQKCLGGSNYDNAYSIQQTPDSGFIVAGYTSSIDGDVTGFHGGAADYWVVKLNAIGNIDWQKSYGGSGWEEAFSISETSDNGFIVAGHTGSIDGDITLNHGFTDCWVVKINAVGAIEWQKSYGGSSTEYANEIQQTSDGGYIFAGFTYSNDGEVSDNHGTGTTDWWVVKLDSEGSLLWQRCFGTFEDDVANAVKQTADGGYIVAGDRQNGDDWDYYIVKLSSEGETEWEKIFGGTQTDAAQAILETADGSFVVSAGFTNSNDGDVTGHHGVGYSDYWLMKLDSMGNLLWQKCYGGTRDDGAFSICQTIDKGFILAGGSVSNDGDVTGHHGGISYADFWIVKLDTIGSIQWQKSLGGNGADGAYSIIESLDSGIVIAGYALSTDGDVTEHHGVGLNLDFWVVKLEKPCNHIPYYSDLDADGYGDITAMIYSCFDTAGYVLDMTDCNDSVAEIHPFALDVCNNLDDNCNGLTDEDAVFLTWYLDADADGYGNVLIDTFTCFELTGYVFDATDCNDTNNLINPGAPEICNLIDENCNLIIDEDLVFTTYYIDQDGDNYGDVNTDSIWCSTIIGYIPDNTDCNDLDPTIYPGAEEVLNGLDDDCDQMVDEFLSVNNFILNEVKIYPNPAENVLHIEYTGAEEITIQVLNSTGQIIYTKALFSTNTEINLLQYSSGVYLLKFISADGEAGISFIKD; encoded by the coding sequence ATGCCGAAGTTGTATCCTTTAATTGTTTTATTATGTATGTTTACTTGGTGTAACATTGCTGCGCAAGCACCTGGTATAACATGGCAAAAATGTTTAGGTGGTTCAAATTATGACAATGCTTACTCTATACAACAAACTCCCGACAGCGGCTTCATAGTTGCAGGATATACATCATCCATTGATGGAGATGTGACGGGTTTTCATGGAGGTGCTGCTGATTATTGGGTTGTAAAATTGAATGCTATCGGAAATATTGATTGGCAGAAAAGTTACGGTGGATCGGGGTGGGAGGAAGCGTTTTCAATATCGGAAACAAGTGACAATGGATTTATTGTCGCAGGTCACACAGGATCAATAGATGGTGATATAACTCTGAATCATGGATTCACAGATTGCTGGGTTGTAAAAATTAATGCAGTGGGGGCAATTGAGTGGCAAAAATCCTATGGTGGATCTAGTACAGAATATGCAAATGAAATACAACAAACATCTGACGGGGGTTATATTTTTGCCGGTTTTACCTATTCTAACGATGGCGAAGTCTCAGATAATCATGGAACAGGAACTACTGATTGGTGGGTAGTTAAGTTGGATTCTGAGGGAAGTTTATTATGGCAAAGGTGTTTTGGCACTTTTGAAGATGATGTTGCCAATGCAGTTAAACAAACTGCTGATGGAGGCTATATTGTAGCAGGTGATCGTCAAAATGGCGATGATTGGGATTACTACATTGTTAAGTTAAGTTCTGAAGGCGAGACTGAATGGGAGAAAATTTTTGGGGGCACCCAAACTGATGCTGCACAAGCTATACTTGAAACTGCAGATGGCAGTTTTGTTGTAAGTGCTGGGTTTACAAATTCTAATGATGGTGATGTTACAGGCCATCATGGCGTTGGCTATAGTGATTATTGGTTAATGAAATTAGATTCCATGGGTAATTTGTTATGGCAGAAATGTTATGGAGGTACTAGAGATGATGGCGCTTTTTCAATTTGTCAAACAATTGATAAAGGATTTATTTTAGCAGGAGGTTCAGTTTCTAATGATGGTGATGTTACCGGGCATCACGGAGGGATTTCTTATGCTGATTTTTGGATCGTAAAACTGGATACCATTGGAAGTATACAGTGGCAAAAATCTCTTGGTGGAAATGGCGCTGATGGAGCATACTCTATTATAGAATCTTTGGATAGCGGAATTGTTATTGCCGGTTATGCTTTATCAACCGATGGTGATGTAACGGAACATCATGGTGTCGGGTTAAATCTTGATTTTTGGGTCGTAAAACTGGAAAAACCATGTAACCACATACCGTATTATTCCGATCTTGATGCAGATGGATATGGAGATATAACGGCCATGATATACAGTTGTTTTGACACGGCAGGTTATGTTTTAGATATGACGGATTGTAATGATTCTGTTGCCGAAATTCACCCCTTTGCATTGGATGTATGTAATAATTTAGATGATAATTGCAATGGTTTAACAGATGAAGATGCAGTTTTTTTAACCTGGTATTTGGATGCTGATGCCGATGGATATGGCAATGTTTTAATAGATACTTTTACCTGTTTTGAGTTAACCGGATATGTATTTGATGCAACAGATTGTAACGATACAAATAATTTAATCAACCCAGGCGCTCCGGAAATATGTAACCTAATAGATGAAAATTGTAATTTAATTATTGACGAGGATTTAGTTTTTACAACCTATTATATTGACCAGGACGGTGATAATTATGGCGATGTAAACACAGATTCTATTTGGTGTTCAACAATTATAGGGTATATACCTGATAACACAGATTGCAATGACTTAGATCCAACTATTTATCCCGGTGCAGAAGAAGTATTAAATGGTTTGGATGATGATTGTGATCAAATGGTTGATGAATTTTTGTCGGTAAATAATTTTATATTAAACGAGGTTAAAATATATCCCAATCCCGCCGAAAATGTTTTGCATATTGAATATACAGGTGCGGAAGAAATTACAATTCAGGTGTTAAATTCTACAGGGCAAATTATTTATACAAAAGCATTATTTTCTACAAACACGGAGATCAATTTATTGCAATATAGCAGTGGGGTTTATTTATTGAAATTTATTTCTGCCGATGGCGAGGCTGGTATCAGTTTTATTAAGGATTAA
- a CDS encoding ligase-associated DNA damage response DEXH box helicase yields the protein MATYFEIVDQWYANKKWQEYDFQKHIAQAYHEGFNGLLNAPTGSGKTYAMFIPILAEALEKQNTSSLQNKKIPSSLKVLWISPLRALAKDIRNALQNACDQMELNWRVELRTGDVSSKTKQTQKKQMPEVLIITPESLHVLLCGNNYQQLFIDLECVVVDEWHELLGSKRGVQVELAISRLKAIVADQNRSLRTWAISATIGNLVQAMEVLLGKKDAELNSIIIRSENKKEIAVHTVLPDVIDVLPWSGHIGLKLLPQIVQIINNAGTTLVFTNTRAMAEIWYHHILNYDEELAGLIAMHHGSLSTEVREWVEENLHSGNLKTVICTSSLDLGVDFRPVDTVIQIGSPKGVARFTQRAGRSGHQPGAISKIFFIPTNALELVEISAIKQAISENVVEKREPAIMCFDVLIQYMVSLSIGGGFNAEELYKEVKSTHAYHLMNADEWSWLIKSITQGGNTLQAYDEFIKVAKVDDKYRIVNKNAALKHRLQIGTIVSDPVVRVAYLKGGSLGTIEEYFIASLKPGDVFWFAGQCVEFLMLKDMTAFVRKVKEQKAATASYMGGRMPLSGYMAELMRIQLGKASDHKMDNVEFNMLFPLLSLQEYRSAIPHTGQLLVEITESDEGYHIFIFPFEGRVVHEVMAGLTAFRLSRIKPMSISVAMNDYGFELLCNEKIPIDINIIRKLFDLKEMESDLFNSVNATEMARRKFRDISIISGMVFQGYPGELKRTRHLQSSAQLIFDVLREYEPDNLLLKQAYDEILYDQMENARLRTAFLRIQKGEILIRYTQKFSPFAFPIVVDSLRDKLTSEKLSDRIKKMVVENQ from the coding sequence GTGGCGACTTATTTTGAAATTGTGGATCAATGGTATGCTAACAAAAAGTGGCAGGAATACGACTTTCAAAAACATATTGCGCAGGCATATCATGAAGGTTTTAACGGATTATTGAATGCACCTACCGGAAGTGGAAAAACCTATGCAATGTTTATTCCGATTCTTGCTGAGGCACTGGAAAAACAAAATACATCTTCCCTTCAAAATAAAAAAATACCATCATCACTCAAAGTTTTATGGATTTCACCTTTGCGAGCACTTGCAAAGGACATCAGAAATGCATTGCAAAACGCCTGCGATCAGATGGAATTAAATTGGCGTGTGGAATTGCGTACAGGAGATGTATCTTCTAAAACAAAACAAACACAAAAAAAGCAGATGCCGGAAGTGCTTATCATAACTCCGGAAAGTTTACACGTTTTATTATGCGGAAATAATTATCAGCAGCTTTTTATTGATCTCGAATGTGTGGTTGTTGACGAATGGCACGAATTACTCGGAAGTAAACGTGGTGTACAGGTTGAACTTGCAATATCGCGATTAAAAGCAATTGTTGCCGACCAAAACCGTTCCTTGCGCACCTGGGCAATCAGTGCTACTATCGGAAATTTAGTGCAGGCAATGGAAGTTTTATTGGGAAAAAAGGATGCGGAATTAAATTCTATTATTATCCGATCTGAAAATAAAAAAGAAATTGCGGTGCATACAGTTTTGCCGGATGTAATTGATGTGCTTCCCTGGTCCGGACATATCGGTTTAAAATTATTACCTCAGATAGTACAAATAATAAATAATGCAGGCACCACTTTGGTATTTACAAATACCAGAGCAATGGCTGAAATCTGGTATCACCATATTTTAAATTATGATGAGGAATTAGCAGGATTAATAGCCATGCATCATGGAAGCCTTTCAACCGAAGTGCGCGAATGGGTGGAAGAAAATTTGCACTCCGGAAATTTAAAGACAGTGATCTGTACTTCAAGTCTTGATCTTGGTGTGGATTTTCGTCCTGTTGATACCGTAATTCAAATCGGTTCACCAAAAGGAGTAGCGCGATTCACACAAAGAGCCGGTAGGAGCGGACATCAGCCGGGTGCTATTTCCAAAATATTTTTTATTCCTACCAACGCTTTGGAATTGGTGGAAATATCTGCAATAAAACAAGCGATCAGCGAAAATGTTGTGGAGAAAAGAGAACCTGCCATTATGTGTTTTGATGTACTCATACAATATATGGTCTCCCTTTCCATCGGCGGCGGATTTAATGCAGAAGAATTATATAAAGAAGTGAAATCAACACACGCTTATCATTTAATGAATGCAGACGAATGGAGTTGGTTGATAAAAAGTATTACCCAAGGTGGAAATACTTTGCAGGCATATGATGAATTTATTAAAGTGGCAAAAGTTGATGATAAATATCGCATCGTTAATAAAAATGCAGCACTCAAACACAGATTGCAAATAGGAACTATTGTGAGTGATCCTGTAGTTCGTGTTGCTTATTTAAAAGGAGGATCATTAGGAACAATTGAAGAATATTTTATCGCTTCCTTAAAACCCGGAGATGTTTTTTGGTTTGCCGGACAATGCGTTGAATTTTTAATGTTAAAGGATATGACCGCTTTCGTTCGAAAGGTAAAAGAACAAAAAGCAGCCACCGCATCCTACATGGGAGGAAGAATGCCGCTTTCTGGATACATGGCAGAATTAATGCGCATTCAATTAGGTAAAGCATCTGATCATAAAATGGATAATGTGGAATTTAATATGTTGTTTCCTTTATTATCACTGCAGGAATATAGATCTGCAATTCCACATACCGGACAATTATTAGTTGAAATTACAGAAAGTGACGAAGGCTACCATATATTTATTTTTCCTTTTGAAGGCAGAGTAGTGCATGAGGTAATGGCAGGACTTACTGCCTTTCGTTTGAGCAGAATAAAACCCATGAGTATTTCTGTTGCAATGAATGATTATGGATTTGAATTATTGTGCAACGAAAAAATTCCCATTGATATAAATATTATTCGCAAATTATTCGATCTTAAGGAAATGGAATCCGATCTTTTTAATTCGGTAAATGCCACAGAAATGGCGCGACGAAAATTCCGTGATATTTCAATTATCTCCGGAATGGTATTTCAGGGATATCCGGGTGAGTTAAAACGAACAAGACATTTACAATCCTCCGCCCAATTAATTTTTGATGTACTTCGCGAATACGAACCCGATAATTTGTTGCTTAAACAAGCCTACGACGAAATTCTCTACGACCAAATGGAAAATGCACGACTTCGAACCGCTTTTCTGCGAATTCAAAAAGGGGAGATACTGATAAGATATACACAAAAATTTTCTCCTTTTGCATTCCCAATAGTTGTGGATAGTTTGAGAGATAAATTAACTTCCGAAAAATTAAGTGACAGGATAAAAAAAATGGTAGTGGAAAATCAATGA
- a CDS encoding DUF3536 domain-containing protein produces the protein MKKYICIHGHFYQPPRENAWLEAIEKQESASPYHDWNERISAECYGPNGASRMLNEEQKIINIVNNYTNISYNFGPTLLSWLEKHDPDAYHNIIIADVLSRQKHNGHGNAIAQVYNHIIMPLASTRDKETQILWGISDFTKRFQRAPEGMWLAETAVDTETLELLAQNNIRFTILAPRQAKAFRNSNELVWNEITNTDTFDTGVPYLYKLPSGRTINLFFYNGKISRDVAFNGLLNSGKLFSDSLLNAIDHSKSEPHLIHIATDGESYGHHHYRGDMALAACIYNLQHTEDVVITNYGEFLDLFPPQQEIQIVENSSWSCVHGVERWRTNCGCTDGGHPEYHQKWRAPLRNALNWLKDQVDIIFEKEVSFITPNPWQLRNKYIELVLNRNENVIEPFFEKYCVIKVSEEQKVKLVRLLEMQRHAMLMFTSCGWFFDEISRIETKQILQYADRVIQIAEHETSIRLYEDFLQLLSLAPTNLEIYKNAGELYEQEIRTGRLTLTKVGMHHAIESLFEDIPDNAEMFNYKMSSEFFEKIGAGNHIVTVGKINLTSKFTFAKENFFFAALYLGEHNIIGGYAENMDAELFEEMFLKIRDAFRKSDLSTVITLIKENFGNHSFSFNDLFKDEQERIVNVLLQKDIEAAEESYKKIYESTYTLVNMLQQQKKHIPDLLKVNTRAFINSELKNIFKADRPNIFKLEQMVDEAIRWKVDLDTENISFAVSNKLYELVSGLSFKVHDIIYLEMLSKILIEMNELKLKFRLWKIQNKFFRVGKDFIGNEKFIKSLGEPEYKKWLLKFKALGEQLNIRF, from the coding sequence GTGAAAAAATATATCTGCATACACGGCCATTTTTATCAGCCACCAAGAGAAAATGCCTGGCTTGAGGCAATAGAGAAACAAGAATCCGCATCACCTTATCACGATTGGAACGAACGAATTTCCGCGGAATGTTACGGCCCGAATGGAGCTTCCCGAATGCTTAATGAGGAACAAAAGATCATCAATATTGTAAATAATTATACCAATATCAGTTACAATTTTGGACCTACTTTATTGTCGTGGCTCGAAAAACATGACCCTGATGCATACCATAATATTATTATCGCCGATGTGTTAAGCCGACAAAAACATAATGGACATGGAAATGCAATTGCGCAGGTTTATAATCATATAATAATGCCCCTTGCTTCTACACGGGATAAGGAAACTCAAATTTTATGGGGGATCAGCGACTTTACAAAAAGATTTCAGCGTGCCCCCGAGGGAATGTGGCTTGCAGAAACTGCTGTAGATACCGAAACACTCGAATTACTGGCGCAAAATAATATCCGTTTTACTATTCTTGCTCCTCGTCAGGCCAAAGCTTTTAGAAATAGTAATGAACTGGTTTGGAATGAAATTACCAATACAGACACCTTTGATACGGGTGTTCCTTATTTATATAAATTACCGTCCGGACGAACCATCAATTTATTTTTTTATAATGGAAAAATTTCCAGAGATGTTGCCTTTAATGGATTGTTGAATTCGGGAAAATTATTTTCTGATTCTTTGTTGAATGCGATCGATCACAGTAAATCGGAACCTCATTTAATTCATATCGCAACGGATGGTGAATCATATGGCCATCATCATTACCGCGGTGATATGGCTTTAGCTGCGTGTATTTACAATCTTCAACATACAGAAGATGTTGTGATCACAAATTACGGCGAATTTCTGGACCTTTTCCCACCTCAACAGGAAATTCAAATAGTTGAAAACAGCAGTTGGAGTTGCGTTCACGGGGTGGAGAGATGGAGAACTAATTGCGGATGTACCGATGGCGGTCACCCGGAATATCATCAAAAATGGAGAGCACCTTTGCGCAATGCATTAAATTGGTTAAAAGATCAGGTGGATATAATATTCGAAAAGGAAGTTTCTTTTATTACTCCAAATCCCTGGCAGCTGCGCAATAAATATATTGAACTTGTTCTCAACAGAAATGAAAATGTAATAGAACCCTTTTTTGAAAAATATTGTGTTATAAAAGTATCTGAGGAACAAAAAGTTAAATTAGTTCGCTTGTTGGAAATGCAGCGACATGCTATGTTGATGTTCACAAGTTGCGGTTGGTTTTTTGATGAAATAAGCAGAATTGAAACAAAACAAATTTTGCAATACGCCGATCGTGTTATTCAGATCGCCGAACATGAAACTTCCATCAGATTATATGAAGATTTTCTGCAATTGCTATCGCTAGCTCCCACTAATCTCGAGATTTATAAAAATGCAGGCGAATTATACGAACAGGAGATAAGGACCGGCAGACTTACGCTAACTAAAGTAGGAATGCATCACGCAATAGAAAGTTTATTTGAAGATATTCCGGACAATGCGGAAATGTTCAACTACAAAATGAGCAGTGAATTTTTCGAAAAGATCGGGGCTGGAAACCATATTGTCACCGTAGGAAAAATAAATCTCACCTCAAAATTTACTTTTGCAAAAGAAAACTTTTTTTTCGCTGCACTTTACCTCGGTGAACATAATATAATTGGCGGATATGCCGAAAATATGGATGCAGAACTTTTTGAGGAAATGTTTTTGAAGATAAGAGATGCGTTTCGGAAAAGTGATCTCAGTACAGTAATTACCTTAATAAAAGAAAATTTTGGGAATCATTCATTTTCTTTCAACGATCTTTTTAAGGATGAACAGGAAAGGATAGTAAATGTTTTATTGCAAAAAGATATTGAAGCTGCGGAGGAGAGTTACAAAAAAATATACGAGAGCACTTATACGCTCGTAAATATGTTGCAACAACAGAAAAAACATATTCCTGATCTTTTGAAAGTAAATACACGGGCATTTATTAATTCTGAACTAAAAAATATTTTCAAAGCAGACAGGCCTAATATTTTTAAACTGGAACAGATGGTGGATGAAGCCATTCGTTGGAAGGTGGACCTCGATACCGAAAATATTTCTTTTGCGGTTTCTAATAAATTGTATGAACTAGTGAGCGGACTCAGTTTTAAAGTGCATGACATTATTTACCTGGAGATGCTCAGCAAGATATTAATAGAAATGAATGAACTGAAACTCAAATTCCGTTTGTGGAAGATACAAAATAAATTTTTTAGGGTTGGGAAGGATTTTATTGGGAATGAAAAATTCATAAAATCTCTTGGTGAACCGGAATACAAAAAATGGTTGTTGAAATTCAAAGCACTCGGAGAACAACTCAATATCCGATTCTGA